The window GGCAGGCAGCAGGGTAATTGAGATAGCAGCAGCGCTGGGAGTGCATAGAGACACGATTTATAAAGAGCTTACCCGCTGCGGAGCCACGCAGGAGACTTACAGCGCAGACAAGGCACAGAAAACACTTTAACGGCGGCGGCTGCCGCCAGTAAGCGCCTTTAATTTAGTGGCAGAATACCGTAGCCGGACGAGGCGGGGCGCTGGTTCAATTCCAGCAAGGCGTATTTGTAGCAGGTTTGGCAGACCTGCGGCAGAGGACGGCAGGCAAATAGCCGTATCTGTATACTGTGAAAAAATAGCAGCGGTCATACCAGCTATAGAGTATGTGGCAGGTCAACAGGTTTTTAAGCAGCTTTTTTAATGCGAAAAAGCGCCAACACAGTAAATATACGCCAGAGTAGGAGAGCGGAGGCCGTGAAGCAGATAAGAGCGCCGCCGCAGGAGGAGAGGCAGAGAATGAGGTACGCGGTCATTATACTTACCGACAGCACAGAGGCAATAGCGGAACATAAGAGAGCGGAGAGGCACAGGCGCAGGCGGGAGAAGCTGCGCAGGAAGAGGCGCTGGTATTTTATCAAGCAGAAATTAACGGGCATAGCAGTGCTGGCCTTTACAGCGTTTGCAGTATGGCTGCTGGACGGAGACGCGACAATAGCGGTATTGACTGTACCGCTGGGGCTGTATCTGGTATTCAGCCGGGAAATGCTGATAACGAATAATTTTTACTGGCAGACGAAAGAGAGGCGCGGAAAGTATGGGGCTTGAATTAGTACCTATCACTCTAAAAGAAGCAAATGCTTTTGTGGAGCAGCACCACAGACACCATAGGCCAGTAACGGGGCATAAATTCAGTATTGCAGCCAGCGACGGGGAGAAAATCGTAGGCGTAGCAATCGTAGGCAGGCCAGTGAGCAGGCATTTAGACAACGGGCTTACTTTGGAAGTAAACAGGCTATGCACAGACGGCACAAGAAACGCTTGCAGTTTTTTGTATTCTGCCGCATGGAGAGCGGCGAGAAATTTAGGCTATAAGAAACTGATTACCTATATTTTGAAATCGGAACCGGGGAGCAGTTTAAAAGCGGCAGGGTGGAAATGCGTAGGAGAGTGCGGCGGCCTGCGGTGGACGGGCAGGAGCCGACCAGAGGTAGACTTGTACCCGGCACAAATGAAATTGAGGTTTGAGATTGAAACAAATACAAAAGAGGAGGCGGAGCATGGAGGAGAAAACGCTACAGCGAATTAAGAAACTGCAAGCACTGGCAGAAAGGGGAGTAGGGGGAGAGAAAGACACAGCCTCTAAAATGCTTGCAAGGCTTCTGGAAAAGAACGGCATAAACTCATTGGAGGAACTGGAAGCAGAACAGTATGAGTATACGCTTTTTTCTTATAACGGAAAGCACGAAATTAGGCTGCTGCGGCAGTGCATTTATAAGGTTATGGGAGCGAAAAGCGACAGAACCGAATACAGGTCATACGGCAGGCGGCAGAAAATAGGGATTTACTGCACGAAAGCCCAAAAGATAGAAATAGAGCTTGAGTTTGAGTTTTACAGAAATATTTTTTATGAGGAACTTAGTACGTTTATGAGCGCTTTTATACAGGCACAGAAAATTTTCCCGCCGGACGCGCCAAAAGGAGGGATTGATATTACAAATGAACGGGACATAAAAATGGCACTCATGGCACAGGGAATAGATAGAAAGCAGCGGGCAGCCATGATAGAGAAAAAGGAGGAGGGGGAAGGTTGAGAAAGAAGCACAGGCACACCGGAGAAAACAGGATACTTAAGGCGCTGATACGTGCGGCAGCAGGCGCAGGGGCATTTATAGCGGCGCTGGTATTGCTACTTATGCTTATCTGGTGGAGAGGGCAGCAGGCAGAGCCGCAGACGGACGAGCAGGTAGCAGAGGTTATGCAGCAGGAGCAGGCGGAGCCGCTGGTTATTGAGATACCAGAGCCAGCCACAAAAGGAACCATAACCATATACACGCCGGACGGAGCGGTATATGGATATTACGGAGAAATCACGATAAACAGCGACGGCAGCACAGGGCAGGACATTGATATAGTGTGTGCCGGATATTTGGAGGGATTTTTAGAACACGGAGAGCCGGAATATACAGAGGAAAGCGAGGGA of the Luxibacter massiliensis genome contains:
- a CDS encoding helix-turn-helix domain-containing protein, producing MARKYKRLCYKDRQTIESMSKAGSRVIEIAAALGVHRDTIYKELTRCGATQETYSADKAQKTL
- a CDS encoding DUF2786 domain-containing protein, with translation MEEKTLQRIKKLQALAERGVGGEKDTASKMLARLLEKNGINSLEELEAEQYEYTLFSYNGKHEIRLLRQCIYKVMGAKSDRTEYRSYGRRQKIGIYCTKAQKIEIELEFEFYRNIFYEELSTFMSAFIQAQKIFPPDAPKGGIDITNERDIKMALMAQGIDRKQRAAMIEKKEEGEG
- a CDS encoding XF1762 family protein — its product is MGLELVPITLKEANAFVEQHHRHHRPVTGHKFSIAASDGEKIVGVAIVGRPVSRHLDNGLTLEVNRLCTDGTRNACSFLYSAAWRAARNLGYKKLITYILKSEPGSSLKAAGWKCVGECGGLRWTGRSRPEVDLYPAQMKLRFEIETNTKEEAEHGGENATAN